GTGATGTTATCACGAATAGATATTATGCCTGAATTGCCTTTCATTAGTATGCGCCCGTCCGCACCCTTCATTGGGACCTCCTTCACTATCAGCCCAAGTGAGTTAGCTATCTCCTCCACAGAAAAGTCAGATGGACGCGCCCATCCTATATTTGCATGAAGGCTTATTGCAGCGTGCTCAGGGCTGATCATCGAGTGTATCATCAAGCCGGTCTTTTAATATTTCAATAAGCTGTAATATTTCCTGATCTTCTAAAATTGCGGCTTCATCTTCCACGGTTAATTCAGTAAACTTATTGAACAGTGGCCGAAGCTGCAGTTGTTCTTCCGGCGATAAGAGTTTCTTTATCTCATCAATGCCTCTTTCCTTTAAGATCCTTATTTGTTTAATTGCCTTCTCAAACCTTAATCTATATGCCTTCGCTCGCAGCCTTGCACTGAGCTGTTTAATCTTCAATAAATGTCGATCGATCTGATCGTCTGGAGATGCACGTAGATCTTCCAGAACATCAGCATCTTCCTGATGTAAATTTATCTCCATCATCAACCCGTACAGATTGAGCAGTAGCTGCTTAGTGTTTACGGTATCCATAATCCTCTAAAATATTTGATCTACGATCCTTCTTTTAATTTTCTCCTTGAGTTTATCCAGTTGCCGAGGGGTTATATCTAATAATTCGGCTATTTCTGCTCTTTTCTTTCCTTCCTTTAAGGCTTCCACAATAAACAGAAGCTGGTCATCACCATCGATAGCCTTTTCGATCGCCTGTAATTGTGCGTCCATCATTATTTCTTCACGGGGAGTAAGGGGAGCGTCCGCAATATCATAGAAGCCTGTCTCCATATCCATGTATACCACTTGGCTTTCGTGAGCCTTTCTGGTCTCAGCCTTTTCAACTTGCTTACTGATCTGGCTATCGATTATCCTGATCATTTGTTCAGCAAGACCATATTCGTCCTTCCATTCCCAGTCTCCCGCTAACAGCTTCTCATAAGCCACGCCAAGGTAATGCTCTACAGGGTCTCCACCTAATACAGATGCTGAATGTGCACCGGATATGGTTTTAGCCTTCAGCTTCCATTCAATATGATTTTTGCATTTCTTGAGCGCCACCTTCCATTCCTGATCATTGACCTGGACAAGCTTCTTATCGTTTTGACTGTAATATTTACCAAGTTCCATAATAGTAATAACCGGATATATTTTTTTTACACCATGGTGAATTTTTGCTGGTTCCCGGTTATATAATAGTTAGAGTATTGGCCCAAAGGCGGTCTTAGCAATTTAATAATTTTTAATCAGTTGATAACAAATAATATAAGGTAACTAATACGCTCATACTGAGGAGATATTAAAATATAATGGAATGAATGAAAGTGCAACCAAGAAATTTAGGATTTTATCTATTGATGGCGGGGGAATAAGGGGGCTAATACCTGCTAAGGTCTTAGCAGATCTGGAACAGGAAATACAACGAGAGGTTCCAGGTGCTAAGCTCTATGAGTATTTTGATTTGATCTGTGGGACCTCAACGGGAGCCATCCTGGCTGTGGCCATAGCGTTGGGGGTTCCTGCAGCCAAACTGGTCGACTTCTACCATGAGCACGCCCGGGCAATTTTTCCCATATGGTATCTGAAGATTCTTCCACGCAAAAGTCGTGTCTTATTTACATCTATATATAGTAATAAGGAACTCCATCATCTACTGGCCAAAACCTATGCAAGCGCCAATAATGGCTCAATACCATTACTAAACGATTGTAAGACAAAAGTTTGCATTCCTACATTTAACGGAAATGATGGTAAGATCAATGTGCTGAAAACTAAACATCACGTTGATTATTCGCGTGACTACAAAATACCAGCTCATGAAGCAGTGTTATCCAGCGCTTCAGCACCTATCTATTTCCCCCTCACTCCTTTAATTTTTCCAATCAATATGGCAGTGGATCAAACGTCAATATGATTGACGGGGGCATATTCGCTAACGATCCTGCCCTGATCGGCCTGCTTGAAGCCGCTGATAAATTGAACCAAGAAATCGAGCAGATAACAATACTGTCTTTGGGAACAGGATGCGGCAGACATATAATTAAGAAACGCTGGCGTCCGAAGGATTTATTTTACTGGTTGCTACCTAAACCTCGTTTGCTGGACATGATTTTAGACAGTCAGGCTCAGATAACCGAACAATATATTGCTTTCATACGAAGAATATTCGCTTCAACAGGGAAAGAGTTCGGATACCTGCGTGTACAACACGATATGGGCGGCGATACCATCGACCTGAATGCTTCCAGCAAAAAGGATCTCGCGCGACTTGAAGCAATCGGCGGTGAGCTGTCCAAAAGCAACTTACAAAAAATCATAAAGTTTATAAAACAATAAGTATACAAATGGCAAATTGTGATCACTTGTTTAGCAAGTACAATGATGAAATCCGAATCGGAAGTAAAAAGAATGGTCGGATGATGGATTCTAAAAATGCGCTACGTAAACGTATCCGCAAATGGTTTAAAGACAACCATCCAGAGTATGAACCTAAGTTCTTCATTCAGGGCTCTTATAAGATGAAGACAGGCATTCGTACCAAAGACGATATATGCGATCTGGATGATGGTGTCTACTTTTTCCGCAAACCAGATGTGACCGGAACTACACTCCAGGGATGGATATGGGACGCTGTTAATGGTTACACAGACACTGATCCAGAACATAGAAAAAAATGTATACGCTCCATCTTCGCTGGTGACTATGAAATTGACCATCCAGTGTATTATAAGATTGATGGGGCACCATATAGGATTGCTGTTAAAGATGCTGAATTTGAAGACAGTGATCCAAAAGAAATGGTGGATTGGTTCAATAAGAAAAAGGACAAGGAGGGAAGACTGATTGCTCAGGTTATGAATCTCAAAGGATGGTGCGACCATAAACGCAATAAGATGCCCAGCGGGTTGGCAATGACCATCCTTGCATCAAATGCAAAAAGTAAGATCGTGCTTAATGAACGCGCTGATATTACTCTGCGTGACATTCTTAAGGAAATTAAGAAGGCTTTAGATAACAAATTTGAATGCATCGTTCCCGCAGTGCCTGGCGATGACCTTTTCGCAAGTTATGACCAAACACGTAAGAATAATTTTATGGACGCTCTGAGCGACTTTATATCAGATGCGGATAAAGCGCTGCAGGAAGATAACGAGCTTACAGCCAGCAAGCTTTGGCGTAAACACTTAGGAGATCGATTCCCGCTGGGAGAGGATAAGCAACAAAATCAGTCGCAGACTCGTGTAAACTCCGCAATTATTACTGGGGCAGCAACTTCAAATCCTTGGGGGAAATGAGTGCTGATCTATCCTTATTTAATCGAGAGGCTGCACTTTTAGTACAGCAATACCCTGAGTTGGAGCACGTGATGATAAAGGGGAAAATTCCTTTTGTACATGGTCAATTACTACTAAAAGATGAAGCGGGAGACGTTATTACTGAGTACAGTATTCGTATGGAGCCAGGGCCAGATTATCCCAATTGGTTCCCATGGGTTTTTGAAACAGGAGGAAGAATACCCATTAATATCGACTGGCATATTTTCGAAAATAAAGGAAACTGCTGTATTGCATCTGCGCCGGAAGAAGCTTTAATATGCCGCAAAGGGATTACTTTAACATCGTTTGTTCGATTCCAAGTAATCCCCTATTTTTTCAACCAACTCCACAGGGAACGAATGGGTTTCTTCCTGAATGAACGTTCCCATGGAAACCTTGGGCATCTTGAATTTTTTATGGAGGAGTTTGAAACAAAAGACCTATCTATCGTCATAAAGCTGTTAAATGAAGCACGATCACGAAAGGAACCCAAGAGCAATAGTCGATGTATATGTGGTAGTAAGCGCAAATATCAGAAGTGCCACCGTCCAGCGGTCAGGAAGATCGCTGCGTTGACCAATATGGAGTTGGATCATTATCTGAAAATAGCCAATGATTTTATAAGGGACCGGAAGGTTCCCAAAGAAGAATCAATAACTAATTTTTAACGGAAATGCTCTACTGAAACCCTCGCTGAGTCCCGTTATTCCCTTTTTTCTCCTTACTCAGATCAACAGGGGTCAACCCTTATTGCAAACCATATTAAAGTGGGAAATCTTGTTGCAATTCATGGGACAGTAAAATTCGCGTACCCCCTACTGGTATTGGCTTTGGTATAGAATTACAAAATAAATTTGCATTTAGAATTCAGTCAAGTGATCTATTTGCACTTTTATTTGCACAAAACCAATAAATATATGATAATCAATACATTAACACAAGGCTATTGGGCAACAGGAAGTTAAGTCGTTGATAGTCAATCTTCAACGACTTTTTTTATTACTTAATTCCACGCAATAAGCGCCGGTAACTTTCTTTCGTTGCCACTTGCTAATCAGGTACAGATATCCGCGCACCGAAGGCTTATTGAAACAGCTTGACAGGCGTATTTATCGCATTCCGGGATTGGCCGCATGTATGTGATTTGAAATGAAAAAAAGTTCGAACTGTTTCCACGTTGGCAACAAAAAAGGGGAAAATTATCGTTTCCCCCTTTTTCGTAATAGCTGTGCTGTACTACCACCAGTTACCGCGGCAAACCCGGAAGCGCTCCAGGCTGATCGCTTCATCTTTCCGGAAGAAATGATGGAATTTAGTTTCTCCGATAAAGCTGGCCCACAACGAAAACGTGCTGAACGGCCCAAGAATATAATCGCATTGCGACATGAGATAATGATCTTCCGCTACTGAATTTCCAGAAACCACTACATCGCCAAATGCTTCCTGGTATACAGCGAGATCCAGTTGCGCATCGTTGGTGAAGATGATGATCTTCGCCGGTTTGCCCAGCAGCGTCAGCAGTTGCCTGATTTTGTCGATATAGACGTCATCTTCGAAGTAATACATCCCGTCGAGCCATTCTTTATAATCGCCGCGCCGGATGTGCACCGCAATCCGGACTTCGCCGTTTGGCGCCTGCAGGTATTTTTCATCGAGCGGCCGGGTATCGAATCCGGGCTGGAAAAGCGTTTTGTAAATAGGAATATAACGGCTGATCACTTCATCCGGTGACCGGAAAAACCATCCTTCGCAGTACATCGGTTGCTTTGCCAGCAGGTCACGGTCATACACTTCCTGGTTGTGTTCTATATCGAAACGATAGATAGGCTTGAAGGAAAGGGCTTTGCGGATCTTCATGCCCAGCACGGAATCACCGTATCCTGCGGTCCGCAGGTTAGGGTATGTTTTATAGTATTTGCTCATCCGGGGATTGCGGAACTTCAGCCCGTTGGCCCGGCAGAAAGCATCGATATGTATGTGCTGGATAAAGTTGTTGCTGGTTTGTCCGTACTGGCGGCTAAGCGTGATCATAGTGATATTCAGGAATAAATTTCCTAAAAATAGTATTAGTTCCGGTAATCTTACGGGATTTTACTGTTTAGCCCAACGGCTAAACGCTGTAATGTGGATCCATGGTAGTGAAGTCTCGGAATAATATGCCCGGAAATGCTGATTTCATCATGTACCAACGAATAACATCCGGCAGGGTTCATCCTTTTTTCTCCCGGCGCGCGAGTGCCATTTTCGCGGAATCCGTCAATAATACCACCGCTGCCGCCAGCATAATCAGATCCTTCAGCACGAGTCTGCCCGGCGCGGCCAGGTAGGGGAAACCATGATGGTCACCGCCGATGTCAGGCACCCAGGTTTCCGGCGTCGTTAACAAAAAAGATAAGGTTCCTATGCCCATAATGGCCGTCAGCACGGCCCCGGTGGCACCTAAAACCGGATTGGCCCGGTTCAGCAGCAGCAATGCGCCTATGCCCATCAGCAGCAGTCCCAGTCCGTAGGAATAACCATATGTATTGTTGATCTGGTGCCAGGAGATGTTGGCCGGCGAAACTTCGCCTTCTTTATTGCGATGCTGGCGGTATTCTTCCGGATGATGGTAGAAAAAGCGCATGAATGGACTGTTTGCCACGAAAGGCGTGATGCCTTCCGCTTCGTAAGGCACGAATTTCAGCGCGCCGATCCAGATTAGTATGACGGAAACGGCGATGCGTAACAGCCGGATACCGGCTTTGTCGAAACGGGACGCGAACGCCAGGAATGAATATACGATTTTCATGTTTCGAAGGTACAGCCACACCTGCCGGGGGAAAATAGCCGTAAATCGCCAAAACATGGACAAATCAGACAAGAAGAACGACGCCCACCTGCTGCCTGAATTCCCGCGGCGAAACGCCTGTTTGCTTTCTGAACAGGCGGCTCAGGTACAGCGGATCGTCGTAACCAAGCGCAGCGGCAATTTCCTTAACGCTGAGATGCGAGAAATGTAACGCCCGCTTCGCTTCCTGCACTACCCGTTCCGCAATAAGCGCCGAAGGCGTTTTGGAAAGATATTTACTGGTGAGGCGCGATAAGGCTTTCAGGGTGATATGCATGGCTGCGGCATATTCGGCGGGTTTTTTCCATTCTTTGAAATACGCCTCCAGCAAATGATGAAACTGTGCCAGCCGCGGACCCGCGTCCGCGGGGAGCTGCGTCAGCGTTTCTGCTATCTGGCGGCTTTTTACGCGGGTGGCTATAATAAGGAGAATTTTGAGATGGGCGATAACGAGATCTTCCCTGCCAAGATCATCCCTGCCGGACATTGCCGCTTGCAGCAGCTCCAGGTATTTGGCGGCCTGCGCGGCCTGTTCTTCGTCCAACGGAACGAACGGCGGCGTATAAATGTTGTTGAATAAAACGCCGTTGCAGGCTACTTCGTGACGGTGCTTTTCGATGCAGTAAAAATCACCGTGGAAGCTGAGGTGGCTGCCAGAAAAAGCGCCGTGAAAAGCATATTCCTGGTAAGGTGTGAAAAACAGGAGCACGGGCGCCTGCAGGGAGAAGGTGGTCCGGCCTGTTTCCAGAACGGCGCTGCCGCTCCGCAGGTGCACCACCGCATATAGTGGCGCCCGGTGCCATTCGGATGTTCCGTCGATGGTACGCATGCCGGCGAGCAGTGCGCCATCACCGTTTCGCCGGATATTGTGAACCGCTTCCATCCGGTAAAGATAGTAACTCATGCATGGAGTTGATCACCCGCTCCGCTTGAAAATCCGGAAGTACCTACCAATTGCCCCCGAACACCCGGAACTTTTCCAGCGCGATCGTTTCCTCCTCGCTGTGGATATGCTGGAACTTCGTGTCCCCTATGAAACTGGCCCAGAGCGAGAAAGTACTGAATGGCCCGATGATATAATCGCATTGCGACATGAGGTAATGATCCTCCGCCACGCCATTGCCAGACAACAATACGTTCTTGCATGCTTTGCGGTAAAGGGGCAGGTCGATGTCCGGGTCGTTGGTGAACAGGATGATCTTGGCGGGACGGTCGAGTTGCCGCGTCAGCTGGTGGATTTTATCGATGTATACCTCGTCGCTGTAGTAGTAAATTCCGCCTGCCCAGGTTTTGAAATCGCCGCGGCGGACGTGCACTGCGATAAGCGCTTCGCCGTTCGGGCGCTGCAGGAAGTCTTTATCCAGCCAATGCGTGTTAAAACCTGGCCGGAAGTGTTCCCGGTAAAGGGGGGCGTATCGGGCGATCACTTCATCCGGCATTCTGAACCACCAGCCCTCCACGAAATGATTGCCGCTTTCGAGAAGCCGGCGTTTATAGCTGGCTTGCTGCGCCTCATCATCGAACCGGATGACCGGTTTGAAGGAGAGCTTGTGCAGCATCTTCATATATAGTTTCCCAGTGCCGTATCCCGCTTTGGCAAGATTCGGATATGTGCCGTAATACCGGCGCATGCGGGGCGTAAAGAATCTTTTCCCGTTGGCGCGGCAAAAGGCATCGAGGTGGATGTGTTGTACGAAGTTGTTGCTGGTTTGACCGTACAGGCTGAGCAGTGTAATCATAATTCTGGGAAAAGGTACAGGGCATGATTTCGGGGTATAAAACTAGTGCAAATCACCGTTTTTTGCAAAACAAATCCCCCGTTCCCGTGTTTATCATGAACACGCCGCCCGGGAGCCATCACCTCCCAAGATCCATACACCCCGGGCGGCGGTGGCAACCGTACTTTTGAGGTCCAAATTCAAAGTCATGCAACAACTCGTCACCGGCATCCACCACATCACCGCCATGTGCGACGGCTCCCAGCGCAATATCGATTTCTATTGCGGCATCCTCGGCCTCCGCCTCGTGAAAAAAACCGTCAACTTCGACGCCCCCGACGTTTACCATTTTTATTATGGTGACGAAGCCGGCTCTCCTGGATCCATACTCACTTTCTTCCCCTTTGAAGGCATCATGAAAGGCAGAAGGGGCAAAGGCATGCTCAATACCACGGCCTTTTCCGTGCCTCATGCTTCGCTGGATTACTGGCGGCAACGGCTGCAGCGCTTCAACGTCAACGCCAAACCGCCGCAGGAACGCTTCGGCACCGAAAATTACCTTTACTTCGAAGACCCCGACGGCCTGGGCCTCGAACTGGTGTTCAACGACAATGATCCCCGCCCGCCGTTCTCTTACGGGCATATTCCCCTTGAACATTCCATCAAGGGCTTCTTTTCCGCAGAAATCTGGGAAGAAGGATATGAGAAAACGGCCGATCTGCTGACCAGCCTGCTCGACCACAAACTCATTGGCCAGCACGATAACCGCTTCCGCTTCGCCGCCGCCGACAAACCCGGCAATTACATCGATATCCTTTGCTCACCCGATAGCCTTCGCGGCCTGAGCGGCGGCGGCACCGTGCATCATATCGCCTTCGCCACGCCCGACCGCCAGGCGCAAACCGAAGTGCGGGGCAAACTGATGGAAAAATCCTTCAATCCCACGCCCATCCTTGATCGCAACTATTTCACTTCTATCTATTTCCGCGAGCCGGGCGGCGTGCTTTTCGAAATCGCTACGTTAGGCCCGGGCTTCGCCGTCGACGAAGCGGCGGACCATCTGGGTGAAGCACTGAAACTGCCGCAGCAGTACGAGCCCATGCGTGCCGAACTGCTGGAATCGCTGCCGAAGGTCTCCGTTCAGCTTGATAATTTCCGTTAAACTGTTTTGTAACTTTCTGGTATGCATACAAAGAAGATCATCTACTCCGGCACACCGCTGAAACAGGCTTCACGGGCGCTGATTATGGTTCACGGGCGCGGCGGGTCCGCGGAAGATATCCTGACGCTGGCGCCCATGCTGGCCGTGGGCGATTATGCACTGTTGGCGCCTCAGGCTACGGGGAACACCTGGTACCCGCATTCGTTCCTCATGCCGCAGGAAGATAATGAACCCTGGCTCTCCGCCGCTATCGAAGTACTGGCCTCTACCGTGCAGGAAATCGTGGATGCGGGGATTACCCATGACCGGATCTACTTCACCGGCTTCTCGCAGGGCGCCTGCCTCACGCTGGAATTCGCGGCGCGGCATGCCGTGCGCTACGGTGGCATCGCGGCTTTCACCGGCGGGCTGATCGGCGATCATGTGCACCGCTCGAATTACACGGGAGATTTTGCGCAAACGCCCGTTTTCATCGGCAGCAGCGATCCCGACATGCACGTGCCCGTCAAGCGCGTGCGCGAAACGGAAACGGTGTACGCCGACCTACATGCAGATATTCACATCAAAATCTATCCCAATATGGGCCACACGATTTCCGGCGATGAAATCAACATCGTCAACGAAAAAATATTCGGCAAAGTGTGAATTATGCTTATGTGAAAAAGAGAACGCCTGTCTGATCAGACAGGCGTTCTCTTTATGTATTAATATTTAAGCTAACAGCAATGGCAAGATTTCCGGGATGGCAATCACAGACCGGAAGTTGTCGTGTTCCACGTTGTGGTCGATTTTTTCGTACGCCCAGGTGGTGTGGTAGGGGATGTGGATGGCGTGGCCGCCGATGGCGAGCACAGGCAGCACATCCGATTTAAGGGAGTTGCCGACCATGAGGAAGTTTTCGGGCTGGCAGTCGAGGTGGCGGAGGAGTTTGTTATAATCCTTTTCGCCTTTATCGCTCATGATTTCGATGTGGTGGAAATGGTGGTTAAGGCCCGATTTGAGGAGTTTGCGCTCCTGGTCTAGGAGGTCGCCTTTGGTGGCTACCACGAGGCGGTAATGCCCTTTCAGCGCCTGGAGCACGTCTTCCACGCCTTCGAGGAGTTCCACGGGTTTGGCGAGCAGTTCTTTGCCGTATTCCAGGGCTTTATGGAGGATTTCCGGGTTGGCGGTATTGTTGGAAACGCGGAGGATGGTTTCGATCATGCAGAGCATGAAGGCTTTCACGCCGTAACCATAGAGGGGAAGGTTCTGCATTTCGGTGCGGAACAGTTCCTGGGAAACGGTGTGGTGGGGGAGGTAATCTTCGAGGAGGGCGCAGCATTTCTGTTCGGTTTCCTGGAAGTAGGGCTCGTTGACCCACAGGGTATCGTCGGCGTCGAATGCGATCGTAGTGATATTCGTCATATTGGGTGCAAAGTTAGGATTTCCCTGTTACATCATCACCGCGGAAAGCGCCAGCACGGCGAGGAAAGCGGTAATGCCCATCAGCAGCGTTGCCACGGAATAGACTTTGAGCATGGGTTGCATTTCGAGGCCGGAGAATTTGCTGATCACCCAGAAATAGGCGTCGTTGGCATGGGAGATGGCCATGCTGCCCGCGCCGAGGGCCAGCAGGCAGAGCAGGCGGCCTTCCTCGCTGTCGAGCCCCAGCCTGGGCATCAGCTGCCCCACGATCGCGGCGGCGGTGATGATGGCTACGGTGGAGGAGCCCTGGGCGGTTTTCAGCAGAACGGCGAGCAGGAAGGGAAAAAACAGGCCCAGCTGCGCGAGGGGCAAGGCTTCCGATAAATGGGTGCCCAGGTCGGTAGTGGCGAGTATAGCCCCGAAAGCGCCACCGGCGCCTATGATGACGAGGATGCCACCCGCTTTCTCGGAAGCTTCCAGCATGAGGCGGCTTACTTCCGCTTTCTTCCATCCCGTGCCGGTGTATAATGCCAGCAACACGCCAGCCGATAACGCCACCACGGGATCGCCGAGGATTTGCAGGATACCGGAGCCATGCTGCATTTTGGTGAACGCGCCCAGCGCGATGAGCGCGATGGGCACGATGATGGGCAGGAATGCTTTCCAGGCGGGTGTGACGGGCAGGGCTTCGTCTTCATGTGCATCGTGCTGTACGGGACCGGTTACACGTTTTCCCATCCAGGAAGCCCACCAGCATCCGGCGATCGCCGCCGGGATGGCCACGGCGGTCCCGATCAGGATGAGCCGCCCGATGTCCGCCCC
Above is a genomic segment from Chitinophaga pollutisoli containing:
- a CDS encoding sigma-70 family RNA polymerase sigma factor, with translation MELGKYYSQNDKKLVQVNDQEWKVALKKCKNHIEWKLKAKTISGAHSASVLGGDPVEHYLGVAYEKLLAGDWEWKDEYGLAEQMIRIIDSQISKQVEKAETRKAHESQVVYMDMETGFYDIADAPLTPREEIMMDAQLQAIEKAIDGDDQLLFIVEALKEGKKRAEIAELLDITPRQLDKLKEKIKRRIVDQIF
- a CDS encoding patatin-like phospholipase family protein, which encodes MNESATKKFRILSIDGGGIRGLIPAKVLADLEQEIQREVPGAKLYEYFDLICGTSTGAILAVAIALGVPAAKLVDFYHEHARAIFPIWYLKILPRKSRVLFTSIYSNKELHHLLAKTYASANNGSIPLLNDCKTKVCIPTFNGNDGKINVLKTKHHVDYSRDYKIPAHEAVLSSASAPIYFPLTPLIFPINMAVDQTSI
- a CDS encoding cyclic GMP-AMP synthase DncV-like nucleotidyltransferase → MANCDHLFSKYNDEIRIGSKKNGRMMDSKNALRKRIRKWFKDNHPEYEPKFFIQGSYKMKTGIRTKDDICDLDDGVYFFRKPDVTGTTLQGWIWDAVNGYTDTDPEHRKKCIRSIFAGDYEIDHPVYYKIDGAPYRIAVKDAEFEDSDPKEMVDWFNKKKDKEGRLIAQVMNLKGWCDHKRNKMPSGLAMTILASNAKSKIVLNERADITLRDILKEIKKALDNKFECIVPAVPGDDLFASYDQTRKNNFMDALSDFISDADKALQEDNELTASKLWRKHLGDRFPLGEDKQQNQSQTRVNSAIITGAATSNPWGK
- a CDS encoding SEC-C domain-containing protein, which gives rise to MSADLSLFNREAALLVQQYPELEHVMIKGKIPFVHGQLLLKDEAGDVITEYSIRMEPGPDYPNWFPWVFETGGRIPINIDWHIFENKGNCCIASAPEEALICRKGITLTSFVRFQVIPYFFNQLHRERMGFFLNERSHGNLGHLEFFMEEFETKDLSIVIKLLNEARSRKEPKSNSRCICGSKRKYQKCHRPAVRKIAALTNMELDHYLKIANDFIRDRKVPKEESITNF
- a CDS encoding alpha-1,2-fucosyltransferase — protein: MITLSRQYGQTSNNFIQHIHIDAFCRANGLKFRNPRMSKYYKTYPNLRTAGYGDSVLGMKIRKALSFKPIYRFDIEHNQEVYDRDLLAKQPMYCEGWFFRSPDEVISRYIPIYKTLFQPGFDTRPLDEKYLQAPNGEVRIAVHIRRGDYKEWLDGMYYFEDDVYIDKIRQLLTLLGKPAKIIIFTNDAQLDLAVYQEAFGDVVVSGNSVAEDHYLMSQCDYILGPFSTFSLWASFIGETKFHHFFRKDEAISLERFRVCRGNWW
- a CDS encoding DUF417 family protein is translated as MKIVYSFLAFASRFDKAGIRLLRIAVSVILIWIGALKFVPYEAEGITPFVANSPFMRFFYHHPEEYRQHRNKEGEVSPANISWHQINNTYGYSYGLGLLLMGIGALLLLNRANPVLGATGAVLTAIMGIGTLSFLLTTPETWVPDIGGDHHGFPYLAAPGRLVLKDLIMLAAAVVLLTDSAKMALARREKKG
- a CDS encoding AraC family transcriptional regulator, which gives rise to MSYYLYRMEAVHNIRRNGDGALLAGMRTIDGTSEWHRAPLYAVVHLRSGSAVLETGRTTFSLQAPVLLFFTPYQEYAFHGAFSGSHLSFHGDFYCIEKHRHEVACNGVLFNNIYTPPFVPLDEEQAAQAAKYLELLQAAMSGRDDLGREDLVIAHLKILLIIATRVKSRQIAETLTQLPADAGPRLAQFHHLLEAYFKEWKKPAEYAAAMHITLKALSRLTSKYLSKTPSALIAERVVQEAKRALHFSHLSVKEIAAALGYDDPLYLSRLFRKQTGVSPREFRQQVGVVLLV
- a CDS encoding alpha-1,2-fucosyltransferase; the encoded protein is MITLLSLYGQTSNNFVQHIHLDAFCRANGKRFFTPRMRRYYGTYPNLAKAGYGTGKLYMKMLHKLSFKPVIRFDDEAQQASYKRRLLESGNHFVEGWWFRMPDEVIARYAPLYREHFRPGFNTHWLDKDFLQRPNGEALIAVHVRRGDFKTWAGGIYYYSDEVYIDKIHQLTRQLDRPAKIILFTNDPDIDLPLYRKACKNVLLSGNGVAEDHYLMSQCDYIIGPFSTFSLWASFIGDTKFQHIHSEEETIALEKFRVFGGNW
- a CDS encoding ring-cleaving dioxygenase; translated protein: MQQLVTGIHHITAMCDGSQRNIDFYCGILGLRLVKKTVNFDAPDVYHFYYGDEAGSPGSILTFFPFEGIMKGRRGKGMLNTTAFSVPHASLDYWRQRLQRFNVNAKPPQERFGTENYLYFEDPDGLGLELVFNDNDPRPPFSYGHIPLEHSIKGFFSAEIWEEGYEKTADLLTSLLDHKLIGQHDNRFRFAAADKPGNYIDILCSPDSLRGLSGGGTVHHIAFATPDRQAQTEVRGKLMEKSFNPTPILDRNYFTSIYFREPGGVLFEIATLGPGFAVDEAADHLGEALKLPQQYEPMRAELLESLPKVSVQLDNFR
- a CDS encoding dienelactone hydrolase family protein, producing the protein MHTKKIIYSGTPLKQASRALIMVHGRGGSAEDILTLAPMLAVGDYALLAPQATGNTWYPHSFLMPQEDNEPWLSAAIEVLASTVQEIVDAGITHDRIYFTGFSQGACLTLEFAARHAVRYGGIAAFTGGLIGDHVHRSNYTGDFAQTPVFIGSSDPDMHVPVKRVRETETVYADLHADIHIKIYPNMGHTISGDEINIVNEKIFGKV
- a CDS encoding HAD family hydrolase encodes the protein MTNITTIAFDADDTLWVNEPYFQETEQKCCALLEDYLPHHTVSQELFRTEMQNLPLYGYGVKAFMLCMIETILRVSNNTANPEILHKALEYGKELLAKPVELLEGVEDVLQALKGHYRLVVATKGDLLDQERKLLKSGLNHHFHHIEIMSDKGEKDYNKLLRHLDCQPENFLMVGNSLKSDVLPVLAIGGHAIHIPYHTTWAYEKIDHNVEHDNFRSVIAIPEILPLLLA
- a CDS encoding GntP family permease; amino-acid sequence: MTASFIQVLLSLAAGIGLIVLLTVKFRVHAFFALFLACFAVGLGVELPFPKIIAVMKEGFGHIMQSLGFIIVLGTMLGVILEHTGATRVMAAAILKLVGEKRAATAMGITGFIVGLPIFCDSGYIVLSGLNRSVAGRSGKPLLVMSVSLASGLYAVHCLIPPHPGATAAAGTIGADIGRLILIGTAVAIPAAIAGCWWASWMGKRVTGPVQHDAHEDEALPVTPAWKAFLPIIVPIALIALGAFTKMQHGSGILQILGDPVVALSAGVLLALYTGTGWKKAEVSRLMLEASEKAGGILVIIGAGGAFGAILATTDLGTHLSEALPLAQLGLFFPFLLAVLLKTAQGSSTVAIITAAAIVGQLMPRLGLDSEEGRLLCLLALGAGSMAISHANDAYFWVISKFSGLEMQPMLKVYSVATLLMGITAFLAVLALSAVMM